A window of the Candidatus Tectomicrobia bacterium genome harbors these coding sequences:
- the mutS gene encoding DNA mismatch repair protein MutS, with protein MARTPRAEAGAPPSADDRAPAGAWTAPEKSTPAMRQYLEMKARHPDALLFFQMGDFYEMFYEDARQAAKALELALTSRQSDADGPIPMCGVPIHAYAPYCARLLEAGYKVAICDQIGNPAEAKGVVRREVVRVLTPGTAVADPRFLDSKESQYLAGLLPGKEGWGLAWADITTGEFHALEIGGSRPESLLAGELERLRPREVLLPQGAAMPAPAQARLREMSARVEARSAQAFAPGTAGERLAGQFPEEPSMGEIARAHPAAAGAAAALLEFVRENQPGGLPHLRPVAFGRLADVMVLDAATQRNLDLVRSAADGGKKGTLFHLLDETLTGMGGRLLKKWVLAPLVSAAAVAHRADAVEEFVENASLRLGLRESLRSVQDLERILGRVGLQTANARDLCGLGASLAALPSLGARLEETRAAALRQLAEGWDPLEELAGELRRAIVDDPPAGIRDGGMFRDGVDPELDRLRLAGREGKSWLTAYEARERERTGLPVKVGFNRVFGFYLELTKRFSDQAPPEYTRKQTLVSAERYITPELKKIEEDVLGAEEKAKELEFLLFGRLRARVGADSKRLLAAADRVARLDALAALAEVAARRGYVRPAVDEGEAIEIAEGRHPVIEADAASPSFVPNDLEIGGERQVLILTGPNMSGKSTYLRQCALIVLMAQMGSFVPARSARIGRVDRVFTRVGAHDRLLDGQSTFMVEMVETAAILREATPRSFVVLDEVGRGTSTYDGVSIAWAVVEFLHNSERCRPRTLFATHYHELAELAKVLPRVRNLTVEVREWGEEVVFLRKVIEGSCDRSYGIHVGRLAGLPPEVIARARELLAGFEAAPEARGVPRRPPRAGKGAREQLSLFAGPPSPAEEALRELFPDRMTPREALDALYSLKSLLKSGRIEDPDGLG; from the coding sequence ATGGCCCGAACGCCTAGGGCCGAAGCCGGCGCCCCTCCCTCCGCCGATGACCGCGCCCCCGCCGGGGCATGGACGGCCCCGGAGAAGTCCACCCCCGCCATGCGCCAGTACCTGGAGATGAAGGCGCGCCACCCGGACGCGCTTCTCTTCTTCCAGATGGGCGATTTCTACGAGATGTTCTACGAGGACGCCCGGCAGGCCGCCAAGGCGCTCGAGCTGGCCCTTACGTCCCGCCAGAGCGACGCCGATGGCCCCATCCCCATGTGCGGCGTCCCCATCCACGCCTACGCCCCTTACTGCGCCCGGCTCCTCGAGGCAGGGTACAAGGTGGCCATCTGCGATCAGATCGGGAATCCGGCCGAGGCGAAGGGGGTCGTCCGCCGCGAAGTGGTGCGCGTCCTCACCCCGGGAACGGCGGTGGCCGACCCGCGATTCCTGGACAGCAAGGAGTCCCAGTACCTCGCAGGGCTCCTCCCGGGGAAGGAGGGGTGGGGCCTCGCCTGGGCCGACATCACGACGGGAGAGTTCCACGCCTTGGAGATCGGGGGCAGCCGCCCGGAGTCCCTCCTGGCGGGCGAGCTCGAGCGCCTCCGGCCCCGGGAGGTCCTCCTCCCGCAGGGCGCGGCGATGCCCGCGCCCGCCCAGGCCCGCCTTCGGGAGATGAGTGCGCGGGTCGAGGCCCGTTCCGCCCAGGCCTTCGCCCCGGGGACGGCCGGGGAGCGGCTGGCCGGTCAGTTCCCGGAGGAGCCTTCGATGGGAGAGATCGCCCGGGCCCACCCCGCGGCGGCGGGGGCGGCCGCGGCGCTCCTGGAGTTCGTGAGGGAGAACCAGCCGGGAGGGCTGCCGCACCTTCGTCCGGTCGCCTTCGGCCGGCTGGCGGACGTCATGGTCCTGGACGCGGCGACGCAGCGGAACCTCGACCTCGTGCGCTCGGCCGCCGACGGGGGGAAAAAGGGAACGCTCTTTCACCTCCTCGACGAGACCCTCACCGGCATGGGCGGGCGTCTCCTCAAGAAATGGGTGCTGGCGCCGCTGGTGTCGGCCGCGGCCGTCGCGCACCGGGCGGACGCGGTGGAGGAGTTCGTGGAGAATGCCTCCCTCCGCCTGGGCCTTCGGGAGAGCCTCCGGTCGGTGCAGGACCTGGAGCGCATCCTGGGCCGGGTGGGACTCCAGACGGCGAACGCGCGCGACCTCTGCGGCCTGGGCGCCTCGCTCGCGGCGCTGCCCTCGCTGGGCGCCCGCCTGGAGGAAACCCGGGCCGCCGCGCTCCGCCAGCTCGCGGAAGGGTGGGACCCCCTCGAGGAGCTGGCGGGGGAGCTGCGGAGGGCCATCGTGGACGACCCGCCCGCGGGCATCCGCGACGGCGGGATGTTCCGCGACGGGGTGGACCCGGAGCTCGACCGCCTTCGCCTCGCGGGGCGGGAAGGGAAGTCCTGGCTCACGGCCTACGAGGCGCGGGAGCGGGAGCGCACGGGCCTTCCGGTCAAGGTGGGCTTCAACCGCGTATTCGGCTTCTATCTCGAGCTGACGAAGCGCTTCTCCGACCAGGCGCCGCCCGAGTACACGCGCAAGCAGACCCTGGTTTCGGCCGAGCGCTACATCACGCCCGAGCTCAAGAAGATCGAGGAGGACGTCCTCGGGGCCGAGGAGAAGGCGAAGGAGCTGGAGTTCCTCCTCTTTGGGCGCCTGCGCGCGAGGGTGGGGGCCGACTCGAAGCGCCTCCTCGCGGCGGCGGATCGGGTGGCCCGCCTGGACGCCCTGGCCGCGCTGGCCGAGGTGGCCGCCCGGCGGGGGTACGTGCGGCCGGCCGTGGATGAGGGCGAGGCCATCGAGATCGCGGAGGGGAGGCATCCGGTCATAGAGGCCGACGCGGCCTCTCCTTCCTTCGTGCCGAACGATCTGGAGATCGGCGGCGAGAGGCAGGTGCTTATCCTCACCGGGCCGAACATGTCGGGCAAATCCACCTACCTCCGCCAGTGCGCCCTCATCGTCCTGATGGCGCAGATGGGGAGCTTCGTGCCCGCGCGCTCGGCGCGCATCGGGCGGGTGGACCGCGTTTTCACCCGGGTGGGCGCGCACGACCGCCTGCTCGACGGGCAGAGCACCTTCATGGTCGAAATGGTGGAGACGGCCGCCATCCTCCGGGAGGCCACGCCGCGCAGCTTCGTGGTGCTGGACGAGGTCGGCCGGGGCACGAGCACCTACGACGGGGTGAGCATCGCCTGGGCGGTGGTGGAGTTCCTCCACAACTCCGAGCGCTGCCGGCCGCGGACGCTCTTCGCCACCCACTACCACGAGCTGGCGGAGCTGGCGAAGGTGCTCCCCCGGGTGCGGAACCTCACGGTCGAGGTGCGGGAGTGGGGGGAGGAGGTGGTCTTCCTCCGGAAGGTCATCGAGGGGAGCTGCGACCGCAGCTACGGAATCCACGTGGGGCGCCTGGCGGGGCTGCCGCCCGAGGTCATCGCCCGGGCGCGGGAGCTTCTGGCCGGCTTCGAGGCCGCCCCCGAGGCCCGCGGGGTGCCCCGGAGACCGCCGCGGGCGGGGAAGGGGGCGCGCGAGCAACTCTCGCTCTTCGCCGGTCCCCCCTCACCGGCCGAGGAGGCCCTGAGGGAGCTTTTCCCCGATCGGATGACGCCCCGGGAGGCCCTGGACGCCCTATATTCCTTGAAATCCTTGCTCAAAAGCGGCCGTATTGAGGATCCGGATGGCTTGGGCTAG
- a CDS encoding DUF1049 domain-containing protein, translating to MGNLRFLLGLAGALAVASFGAVNMEVVTIDYYWGTLSLRLFYLLLAVFTAGFLIAWLGGLFDRMRYRRAQRALRRQVREVEREMERVREQSGRLLAASNEHPGDQKPQETYPALPPPAGAAARPDREEGKDGPNA from the coding sequence ATGGGGAACCTGCGCTTTCTCCTCGGGCTCGCCGGCGCCCTCGCCGTGGCGAGCTTCGGGGCCGTGAACATGGAAGTGGTTACGATTGATTATTACTGGGGCACGCTCAGCCTGCGGCTCTTTTATCTCCTCCTCGCCGTCTTCACCGCGGGCTTCCTCATCGCCTGGCTGGGCGGGCTCTTCGACCGCATGCGCTACCGCCGCGCGCAGCGGGCGCTCCGCCGCCAGGTGCGGGAGGTCGAGCGGGAAATGGAGCGGGTCCGGGAGCAGAGCGGCCGCCTCCTCGCCGCGTCGAACGAGCACCCCGGAGATCAGAAGCCCCAGGAGACATACCCCGCCCTTCCGCCCCCGGCCGGCGCGGCCGCGCGCCCCGATCGAGAGGAAGGCAAGGATGGCCCGAACGCCTAG
- a CDS encoding HIT domain-containing protein: MERLWAPWRRDFVVKGASAGEGDSAGCIFCALPGAADGPGNLILHRTPGAYVIMNKYPYSNGHLMVVPFRHTPDFTSLLPGEASEMILLAQRCVAVLRQRMNAHGFNVGFNLGKAAGAGIEEHVHLHVVPRWEGDHNMMTVLGGVRVIPEDLSRTYETLRPAFDSRG; encoded by the coding sequence ATGGAGCGCCTGTGGGCGCCCTGGCGGCGGGATTTCGTGGTAAAGGGTGCTTCCGCCGGCGAAGGCGACAGCGCCGGCTGCATCTTCTGCGCCCTGCCAGGGGCCGCCGACGGGCCCGGGAATCTCATTCTCCACCGGACGCCGGGCGCCTACGTCATCATGAACAAGTATCCGTACTCGAACGGCCATCTGATGGTGGTGCCGTTCCGCCACACGCCGGACTTCACCTCGCTGCTCCCGGGGGAGGCGTCGGAGATGATTCTCCTGGCCCAGCGGTGCGTGGCCGTCCTCCGCCAGCGGATGAACGCCCACGGCTTCAACGTGGGGTTCAATCTGGGGAAAGCCGCCGGGGCGGGAATCGAGGAGCACGTACACCTGCACGTCGTCCCCCGCTGGGAAGGGGACCACAACATGATGACCGTCCTGGGCGGCGTCCGGGTCATTCCGGAGGACTTGAGCCGCACCTACGAGACGCTCCGCCCGGCGTTCGATTCCAGGGGCTGA
- the ybeY gene encoding rRNA maturation RNase YbeY gives MPALRRRAEAILSSLRSEHESVSVVLISDRAMRPLNRRFRGLDETTDVLSFPLPTPAGGGDEGPYLGDVVISADEAARQAAEEGESLAEAIDRLLIHGILHLKGHDHHAPREAGRMRRKERELGGILEKMRRGEHRRRR, from the coding sequence TTGCCGGCTCTGCGGCGGCGGGCGGAAGCAATCCTCTCAAGCCTCCGCTCGGAGCATGAGTCGGTAAGCGTCGTCCTGATCAGCGACCGGGCGATGCGCCCGCTAAACCGGCGCTTCCGCGGCCTCGATGAAACCACCGACGTCCTTTCCTTTCCTCTCCCCACTCCCGCCGGAGGCGGGGACGAGGGCCCCTACCTGGGCGACGTGGTCATCTCGGCCGATGAAGCCGCCCGGCAGGCCGCGGAGGAAGGGGAGTCGCTCGCCGAGGCGATTGATCGGCTCCTGATCCATGGCATCCTTCACCTCAAGGGGCACGACCACCATGCCCCCCGTGAGGCGGGCCGGATGCGCCGGAAGGAGAGGGAACTCGGCGGGATTCTCGAAAAAATGCGGCGTGGAGAGCACCGGCGACGGAGGTGA
- a CDS encoding HDIG domain-containing protein produces the protein MTRTGTQKASGKAKNGFPRRLQPRGGARKPSQRAMVGGAYFPWVMGAALSLFIALVTTTGLYSTSVSYRVGDIVRRDIKAPEDMYVQDPAATEILRQEAREKVLPHYDLDTKLDDEIEARIRSVFDTVQKTLRAQSDVVRNTLLAEAGKAPDVISETLVLEGVFKSPIFRGAEEAFERAFEGAVTPRIREWFRENRYEIWIRQDLSKLFRTALAAVIVSDKQLYGTHIAKGIMVRDIRSGRRVNLDASIVPIELRAVEGFLKQRAGRLDLRTSPPLREHLIALAAKVTRPNLTFNSRATVEAQQEEAAKIQPVTQLLKEGEMIVREGERITENHVIKLKSLDKTDRQRHVVDNMLGTAIVSFLLLSLAWVCAKRYLLSILRGPKPLVLFVILLMSQALLVKLGLLVALTLHEAYRQVALHSFHFIIPFASAPMLAALLLGRSAAVMMAVVTAGLTALLIPGSVQFSLMALAGGVYSAIQWKHYRQRSSILLACMSIGLINAALALGFSMQEGISVAVMRWMAVPLAFAGGMANVIVVSAAMPLLESVFKLTTDMRLLELTDQNHPVLRQLVVRAPGTYHHSLIVGNLAEEAAEAINAHPLLSRVGAYFHDIGKIFKPEYFIENQGRENRHDRLSPNMSALILISHVKEGVELAREHKLPQEIIDMIAQHHGTSLIRYFYEKAKGAKSGDEPREEAFCYPGPKPQTRETGILMLADIVEASSRALPDSSPGRLAALVERAIQTAFADGQLDGCNLTLKDLGRIQAAFLRVLAGIHHHRVTYPGQPAPEKKGAPNGGVYPKPAKAGQGRLAGSAAAGGSNPLKPPLGA, from the coding sequence ATGACGCGAACCGGCACCCAGAAAGCGTCCGGCAAAGCCAAGAACGGCTTTCCGCGCCGGCTCCAGCCCCGCGGCGGGGCCCGGAAGCCCTCTCAGCGGGCCATGGTGGGCGGCGCCTACTTCCCATGGGTGATGGGAGCCGCGCTGAGCCTCTTCATCGCGCTCGTCACGACGACGGGCCTCTACTCCACCTCCGTCAGCTACCGGGTTGGGGACATCGTCCGCCGGGACATCAAGGCACCCGAGGACATGTACGTTCAGGATCCGGCGGCGACCGAGATCCTCCGCCAGGAGGCGCGCGAAAAGGTCCTCCCGCACTATGACCTGGACACGAAGCTCGACGACGAGATCGAAGCCAGGATCCGCAGTGTCTTCGACACGGTCCAGAAGACGCTGCGGGCGCAGAGCGACGTCGTCCGCAACACGCTGCTGGCCGAGGCCGGCAAGGCCCCTGACGTGATTTCCGAAACCCTCGTGCTGGAAGGGGTCTTCAAGTCGCCCATCTTCCGCGGCGCGGAGGAAGCCTTCGAGCGCGCCTTCGAGGGGGCCGTGACGCCCCGGATACGCGAATGGTTCCGCGAGAACCGCTACGAAATCTGGATACGCCAGGACCTGAGCAAGCTCTTCCGGACCGCCCTCGCGGCCGTCATCGTGAGCGACAAGCAACTCTATGGGACGCACATCGCCAAGGGTATCATGGTCCGCGACATCCGCTCGGGCAGGCGTGTCAATCTGGACGCCTCGATCGTGCCCATCGAGCTACGCGCGGTCGAGGGCTTTCTGAAGCAGCGGGCCGGGCGGCTCGACCTCCGGACGTCTCCTCCCTTACGGGAGCACCTCATCGCGCTGGCCGCCAAGGTCACGCGGCCCAACTTGACCTTCAACAGCCGGGCGACGGTCGAGGCGCAGCAGGAGGAAGCCGCCAAAATCCAGCCCGTGACCCAGCTCCTCAAGGAAGGGGAGATGATCGTCCGCGAAGGCGAACGCATCACCGAAAACCATGTCATCAAGCTGAAGAGCCTCGACAAGACCGACCGCCAGCGCCACGTCGTGGACAACATGCTGGGGACGGCGATCGTCTCCTTCCTCCTCCTCTCGCTCGCCTGGGTCTGCGCGAAGCGCTACCTGCTGAGCATCCTGCGGGGGCCCAAGCCGCTCGTGCTATTCGTGATTCTCCTCATGTCCCAGGCGCTGCTGGTCAAGCTGGGTCTCCTGGTGGCCCTCACCCTCCACGAGGCCTATCGGCAGGTGGCGCTGCACTCGTTCCATTTCATCATCCCCTTCGCCTCGGCCCCCATGCTGGCCGCCCTCCTGTTGGGCCGCTCGGCCGCCGTGATGATGGCCGTCGTGACGGCCGGCCTGACCGCGCTGCTCATCCCCGGGAGCGTCCAGTTCAGCCTGATGGCCCTCGCGGGCGGGGTATACTCCGCCATTCAGTGGAAGCACTACCGCCAGCGCTCCTCGATCCTCCTCGCCTGCATGTCGATCGGGCTCATCAACGCGGCGCTCGCCCTGGGCTTCAGCATGCAGGAAGGCATTTCCGTCGCGGTGATGCGATGGATGGCCGTCCCCCTGGCGTTCGCGGGCGGGATGGCGAACGTCATCGTGGTGTCGGCGGCCATGCCCCTGCTGGAATCCGTCTTCAAGCTGACCACCGACATGCGGCTCCTCGAACTGACGGACCAGAACCATCCCGTGCTCCGCCAGCTGGTGGTCCGGGCGCCCGGCACCTACCATCACAGCCTCATCGTCGGGAACCTCGCCGAGGAGGCCGCCGAGGCCATCAACGCCCACCCGCTGCTCTCGCGCGTGGGCGCCTACTTCCACGACATCGGCAAGATCTTCAAGCCCGAATACTTCATCGAGAACCAGGGCCGGGAGAACCGGCACGACCGCCTGAGCCCCAACATGAGCGCCCTCATCCTCATCAGCCACGTCAAGGAGGGCGTCGAACTGGCGCGGGAGCACAAGCTGCCCCAGGAAATCATCGACATGATCGCCCAGCACCACGGCACCTCGCTCATCCGCTATTTCTACGAGAAGGCGAAGGGCGCCAAGAGCGGGGACGAGCCGCGCGAGGAGGCCTTCTGCTACCCGGGGCCCAAGCCCCAGACGCGGGAGACGGGCATCCTCATGCTCGCCGACATCGTCGAAGCCTCCTCCCGCGCGCTGCCCGACTCCTCGCCGGGGCGCCTCGCCGCCCTGGTGGAGCGCGCCATCCAGACCGCCTTCGCCGACGGGCAGCTCGACGGGTGCAACCTGACGCTCAAGGATCTGGGACGGATCCAGGCGGCCTTCCTCCGGGTGCTGGCCGGAATCCACCATCACCGGGTAACCTATCCGGGGCAGCCCGCCCCGGAGAAGAAGGGAGCCCCGAATGGCGGTGTCTATCCAAAACCGGCAAAAGCGGGTCAGGGTCGCCTTGCCGGCTCTGCGGCGGCGGGCGGAAGCAATCCTCTCAAGCCTCCGCTCGGAGCATGA
- a CDS encoding PhoH family protein, whose product MAIRTSASPLAGPDRLIHIIGNRDESLRAVEKAFGVKIRVTSEGFSAEGESAPVDAALRFLDDLQACLEEGVRFDPSEVATLVRAVVGEPGLTLRDLAAGRISVSSKRRYIIPKSPVQRDYLEAIRQCDVVFGIGPAGTGKTYLAMAAAVSGLLQKAYSRIVLTRPVVEAGEKLGFLPGDLQEKVNPYLRPLFDALNDMVEFERAERLIQRGEIEVAPLAYMRGRSLNDSFIILDEAQNTTPEQMKMFLTRLGTGSKAIVTGDITQIDLPESAGCGLIHVHKVLTHLEEVRFIFFTERDVVRTPLVRKIVSAYEATRV is encoded by the coding sequence TTGGCCATCCGGACATCCGCTTCCCCTCTAGCAGGGCCTGATCGGCTCATCCACATCATCGGAAACCGGGATGAATCCCTCCGGGCGGTGGAGAAGGCATTCGGGGTGAAGATTCGCGTCACCTCCGAAGGCTTCTCGGCGGAGGGCGAGTCCGCCCCCGTGGATGCGGCCCTGCGCTTCCTGGACGACCTGCAGGCCTGCCTAGAGGAAGGGGTGCGGTTCGATCCCTCCGAAGTGGCGACCCTGGTGCGGGCGGTGGTGGGCGAGCCGGGCCTCACCCTGCGCGACCTGGCGGCCGGGCGTATCTCGGTTTCATCGAAGCGGCGCTACATCATCCCGAAGAGCCCGGTGCAGCGGGACTACCTGGAGGCCATCCGCCAGTGCGACGTGGTTTTCGGCATCGGCCCCGCCGGAACCGGGAAAACCTATCTCGCCATGGCGGCGGCCGTGTCCGGCCTGCTCCAGAAAGCCTATTCGCGCATCGTCCTCACCCGTCCGGTGGTGGAGGCGGGGGAGAAGCTCGGCTTTCTGCCCGGCGACCTCCAGGAGAAGGTGAACCCCTACCTCCGCCCTCTCTTCGACGCGTTGAACGACATGGTGGAGTTCGAGCGGGCCGAGCGCCTCATCCAGCGGGGAGAGATCGAGGTCGCGCCCCTGGCCTACATGCGCGGGCGCTCGCTGAACGACTCGTTCATCATCTTGGATGAGGCGCAGAACACGACCCCGGAGCAGATGAAGATGTTCTTGACTCGCCTGGGGACGGGCAGCAAAGCCATCGTCACAGGGGATATTACCCAGATCGATCTGCCGGAATCGGCGGGATGCGGCCTCATTCACGTCCATAAGGTGCTGACCCATCTCGAAGAGGTGCGGTTCATCTTCTTTACGGAGCGGGACGTCGTCCGAACCCCGCTGGTCCGAAAAATCGTCTCCGCCTATGAAGCGACCCGGGTCTGA
- the xerD gene encoding site-specific tyrosine recombinase XerD, which translates to MLRSFEDFLAVERRLAPLTVESYAFDVRSFLAWAQETGAGNPLAWDRPAVAAYLGAQRRLGKSDRTLRRHLSTLRAFARFLVQEERVKTNFTADMAQSAAWKRLPKTLTDDEVDRLLAAPDEKTLEGQRDGAMLELLYATGLRVSELVGLGLGQVRLDAGFCLIHGKGDKTRLVPLGDVARRRLADYLDEVRPAFRRGRLSEHLFLTRRGGPMTRQAFWVRLKLWAKAADIQKEVSPHMLRHSFATHLLRRGADLRAVQALLGHADISTTEIYTQVDRDALRDTLDRFHPRN; encoded by the coding sequence TTGCTGCGCTCCTTCGAGGACTTCCTTGCGGTGGAGCGCCGCCTCGCCCCTCTGACGGTGGAGAGCTACGCCTTCGACGTGCGCTCCTTCCTCGCCTGGGCCCAGGAGACGGGGGCGGGAAACCCTCTGGCCTGGGACCGGCCGGCCGTGGCCGCCTACCTGGGCGCCCAGCGCCGGCTGGGAAAGTCCGATCGAACCCTGCGCCGGCACCTCTCGACACTGCGGGCCTTCGCGCGCTTCTTGGTGCAGGAAGAGCGGGTGAAGACGAACTTCACGGCCGACATGGCTCAGTCCGCCGCCTGGAAGCGCCTGCCGAAAACTTTAACGGACGACGAGGTGGACCGCCTCCTGGCCGCCCCGGATGAGAAAACCCTCGAGGGACAGCGGGACGGTGCGATGCTGGAGCTCCTCTACGCGACGGGCCTGCGGGTGAGCGAGCTGGTGGGGCTGGGCCTGGGCCAGGTCCGGCTCGACGCGGGGTTCTGCCTCATTCACGGGAAAGGGGATAAGACTCGCCTGGTGCCTTTGGGCGATGTGGCCCGCCGCCGGCTGGCGGACTACCTTGATGAGGTCCGGCCCGCGTTCCGGCGGGGGAGGCTGTCGGAGCATCTTTTCTTGACCCGCCGGGGCGGGCCGATGACCCGGCAGGCCTTCTGGGTCCGGTTGAAGCTTTGGGCGAAAGCCGCTGATATTCAAAAGGAAGTGAGCCCACACATGCTGCGGCACAGCTTCGCGACCCATCTTCTGCGGCGGGGGGCGGACCTCCGGGCGGTCCAGGCCCTTCTGGGCCACGCCGATATTTCGACGACCGAGATCTACACCCAGGTGGACCGGGACGCCCTCCGGGACACCTTGGATCGGTTCCACCCTCGAAATTGA
- the murJ gene encoding murein biosynthesis integral membrane protein MurJ has product MALEPDSPPISPPPPRREGISRSAGTIGAATLISRIAGFVRDILIARALGAGLAADAFFVAFAIPALFRNLFMEGALNSSLIPIYTEIRKEEGPEAARRFSGAVAILVGAFLAVMCLLGVIFSGFLVSVLASGFRGHPEKFALAVRLTRIMFPFLFFIGLWAIAAGLLNAARRFFVPAATPAIQNVVMIAALLAAGWLGAGEDAVYWLAAAVVAGGILQALCQLPLMVRAGVLPAPAVPWATPGVMRFLRLMAPAAFAAAILHLNSLANRWLASFLQEGAISYLYYANRLVQFPHGILSLAVMAAAFPVLSERAAEGRRNQEGAGEGWRRILAESGKLTLYITLPATFGLLALAYPIMEVLFQRGAFGPEQTAASAAALRAYALGLVFFGFVRLLSAAFHTRLDTRYPMRCAYAAVAANILLSLLLMFPLGFVGLALGTTFSSALNAAMLVRGLRGAGGEWPGEELGRAVRQLLPISAGIGAAAWLAVILLWPAQASFLVRALTLLGILSAAVAIYAWLCDAFAPEGRVPWRGLLRLGRRRASTSSGA; this is encoded by the coding sequence GTGGCTCTGGAGCCGGATTCGCCGCCCATATCGCCGCCCCCACCGAGACGGGAGGGAATCTCCCGCTCCGCCGGGACCATCGGCGCGGCCACCCTCATCAGCCGGATCGCGGGATTCGTCCGGGACATCCTCATCGCCCGCGCCCTCGGGGCCGGCCTCGCGGCGGACGCCTTTTTCGTAGCTTTCGCCATCCCGGCCCTCTTCCGCAACCTGTTCATGGAAGGGGCGCTGAACTCCTCCCTCATCCCCATTTACACCGAGATCCGGAAAGAAGAGGGCCCGGAGGCCGCCCGGCGGTTCTCGGGGGCGGTGGCCATCCTGGTCGGGGCGTTCCTGGCCGTGATGTGCCTCCTCGGGGTGATCTTCAGCGGCTTTCTCGTCAGCGTGCTGGCCTCGGGCTTCAGGGGCCATCCGGAGAAATTCGCCCTGGCCGTCCGCCTGACGCGCATCATGTTCCCCTTCTTGTTCTTCATCGGCCTGTGGGCCATCGCGGCGGGCCTCCTGAACGCGGCCCGGCGGTTCTTCGTGCCCGCCGCGACCCCGGCGATCCAGAACGTCGTAATGATCGCGGCCCTCCTCGCGGCGGGATGGCTCGGCGCCGGGGAGGATGCCGTCTACTGGCTGGCCGCCGCCGTGGTGGCGGGGGGGATTCTCCAGGCCCTCTGCCAGCTTCCGCTCATGGTGCGCGCGGGCGTCTTGCCCGCCCCGGCCGTGCCGTGGGCGACGCCCGGCGTCATGCGGTTCCTCCGGCTCATGGCGCCGGCGGCCTTCGCCGCGGCCATCCTGCACCTGAACAGCCTCGCGAACCGCTGGCTGGCCTCCTTCCTGCAGGAGGGCGCCATTTCGTATCTCTACTACGCGAACCGGCTGGTGCAGTTCCCCCATGGCATCCTGAGCCTGGCGGTGATGGCCGCGGCCTTCCCGGTCCTCTCGGAGCGGGCCGCCGAGGGAAGGCGCAACCAGGAAGGGGCGGGGGAGGGCTGGCGCCGCATCCTCGCCGAGTCCGGGAAGCTGACCCTCTACATCACCCTTCCCGCGACGTTCGGCCTCCTGGCGCTGGCCTATCCCATCATGGAAGTGCTTTTTCAGCGCGGGGCCTTCGGGCCCGAGCAGACGGCGGCCAGCGCCGCCGCCCTGCGCGCCTATGCCCTGGGGCTTGTGTTCTTCGGGTTCGTCCGCCTCCTGTCCGCCGCCTTCCACACCCGGCTCGACACGCGCTACCCCATGCGGTGCGCCTATGCCGCCGTAGCGGCCAACATCCTCCTCAGCCTCCTCCTGATGTTCCCCCTTGGGTTCGTGGGCTTGGCCCTCGGGACGACGTTCTCGAGCGCCCTGAACGCGGCCATGCTGGTCCGGGGCTTGCGGGGCGCGGGAGGCGAATGGCCCGGCGAGGAACTGGGGCGGGCGGTCCGGCAGCTTTTGCCCATCTCCGCCGGCATCGGAGCGGCGGCCTGGCTGGCGGTCATCCTGCTCTGGCCCGCCCAGGCCTCGTTCCTGGTGCGGGCGCTGACCCTGCTCGGGATCCTGTCCGCCGCGGTGGCGATCTATGCCTGGCTGTGCGACGCGTTCGCCCCGGAAGGAAGGGTCCCTTGGCGGGGGCTCTTGCGCCTGGGGAGAAGGAGGGCCTCGACATCGTCCGGCGCGTGA
- the rpsT gene encoding 30S ribosomal protein S20: MATTRSAKKRHRQSLARRARNRIVRGRVRSAVKNVTAAIEQKGNAAEALRGAQKLLDKAAARGVIHRNNASRKASRLARRIHKESAAKKG; encoded by the coding sequence GTGGCCACCACCCGATCCGCGAAAAAGCGTCACCGCCAGAGCCTGGCGCGCCGGGCCCGCAACCGCATCGTCCGTGGCCGCGTCCGCTCGGCGGTCAAGAACGTCACTGCGGCCATCGAGCAGAAGGGCAATGCCGCCGAGGCCCTGCGCGGCGCCCAGAAGCTCCTCGACAAGGCGGCCGCCCGCGGCGTCATCCACCGCAATAACGCCTCGCGGAAGGCTTCCCGCCTCGCCCGCCGCATCCACAAGGAAAGCGCGGCGAAAAAGGGCTAG